AGAATTTACAGGATGGACTGTTGCAATTTTGCAAGATCATATTATAAAATTATTCATACAGTGATGATTTAAGATTTTATCCATATCATCGATTTgcatctgaaaacaaaaattacCTCGGCAACTCCAGGAAAACATTTTAGTTGCAAAAGTGCAAGCAGAGATACATTGTAACCACTGATTATTGATGATAATTTagattttgataaataaataatcatattaGTTCTAATGGCTTTATATGTAAACAACTGATGCATGATATAGCAATGCAAAAACTCACGGGGGGCAACTTTGAAGAAGGAGGTTGTGAACCGTCTCCACACATTTGGGATTCCCTTGGAGAAGTAGTTGGGGAAAGCCCTCTGCTCGAAGGGGGACAGACTGTAGGTGATAATATGTCTGACCTTGGCCAAGTTTCCGAAGTGGCGACCCATGGTGCCTTGAGAGCTGACCTGAAATGACATTAAGTTTACAAAAGTAAATTAACAAGCATGGTTGAAACTTAATGTAAATAGTCCAATATGAACAGTTTGAAATACACAGCTCTGTGCATCTTGATAGAAAGGAGAAAAACTATTTTCAATCTGGTTTGactttttaatcaaatcaagTCATATTTCCATCTGTAATAACAGGATACTGAACAATTTTAGAggattgttttctgtttggtaGGTCTGTTACATGACTGGCCACTGTGATTACTAAACATAAGCTAATATACGTAGCATGGCTGTGTGTGACTTTAACCATGAGTTTAACACGATCTTTAAGATTATTTGACTTTGCATGTTTGATTATTACCTAATGATATTTGTAAGTGTTGTAGGTGAAGTACGCTAAAGTCAGCTGAAACCATCCAAAATGGTTCCTTTCTAAAACGACATTTCTTGTATAACATTATAAGGTTAAGGTTGTCCATCAGGTTGTTCATAAAAACTTCAGTCAATGAACTGAAAGTCAAAAAGGACAGATTATCTAGATACGTGATTGTGAAAccataaaacaacaacacccAGCTGACGCTACAGCACAGGACCAGCCGGACTGGTTAGCCGTAAGAGCTAAATGTTAGCATCGTCAGCTAGCTCCAGTGTGCTAGCTAGCTGCTAAGGTACACACAGTCCTTGAAACATTACCGTGACTCTTACGTTAACGTGGTCGTTTAAACGAGACACTAAGTCACTTAAATGATATTAAAGCAGATATTTTTTACACAGCTCGATGATAAAAGCCGATAAAAGTAAAACTACACCGCTATAAATGTGACTTTGAAGCTTACCGTGCTGCTGCGCAAAAGCGTTTCCTAATGAAGATCCGGTGTCCTTCCTTTTGACTCGCGCGTTGCTTCCGGTTGGCTGCTCACGCTGAGGGCAGTAGCGCCACCTGCCGGGCTGGAGTTTGATCCAGATAAAGATGGCGGAGGAGTTAACTTCAACATTATTTGATCATCAATTGAGATAATTGTGAATATATAcacatgaatgacttgaaaagCCGTCTAGCCTGCCGATGTACAGTCCtatattggtttcctgatttattttgaattgcattagcctgtcaccatggctggAGGCATGAATTGCGCATTGTGTCCCCCATAAAGGTAGATcggatgtgtgtaaatactacGGATTCCTAACTAAAAAACAACCGGGAGGTGAGGATACCACCATTTATTTGTAGTAGCCTACGTTTTAGtgaaattttactttttatctgaaagttttaagaatattttgatgaaaatCGGTTTAATATTCTAATTTGCAACTATGTTTGACAGAGTAATCCTGGCATGACCTTTTCATATCGTCTCATGCCTAAAAGAGAATGTCTGAGTACTGAATGATGCGGGATCTGTACAACTTAGTTATGTGCAGGGGACCCAGGTACTTTTCCACATTATGGTCATGACCATGATTGAAAACAAGCTTTCATTTGACCTTCAAGCCCCCAGGGGTCACACATACTCTTACTCAAAGTGAAGTCTGAGAGATTTTGTAcgatcattttcatttatgcatgttactttttttattttcgaACTTCTCCGATAATATGTACATATTTTCAATATCCCTAAGCTGAGCACAGGCATGCAGTGAATTCGTTCAATTTGCATAAATAGACATGAGATGCATTTAGTCACATTCAACCAGTACAAATTCATTAAGTATGCAGTCAGTTCATACGTATACAGTCACTCAGTGACCAGAAGTAATAAATATACACTGAAACCTTGACAATTTTCATTCTGGACATTATGAAGACTGCTGCCACTCAGAGAGCTGTCTGTAATCCCCAGGAATAAAACGATATGTAAAAAGGTTTGATAAGTGCTTATGACtgctttttcatcttttctccaGAACAGGGCTACTTAAAAATGGCAACTGTGTTAAATTAAAGAATAATGACAGACAACACACCCAAAATAAGTTAacaaaaaataactcaaaaagtCATACAACACTCATTTTCTTCCTCAAGTGTGTCAGATGCAATAATATGTTGCTAACAGTAAATTGAAGAACAGGATGCACTGGCACCCTTTCTTGTCACaccttaaataaaagtaaataaatgtcacCTTTCCACATTTTCATTA
This window of the Pagrus major chromosome 18, Pma_NU_1.0 genome carries:
- the uqcrq gene encoding cytochrome b-c1 complex subunit 8; the encoded protein is MGRHFGNLAKVRHIITYSLSPFEQRAFPNYFSKGIPNVWRRFTTSFFKVAPPMTVMYLVYTWGNSVHEQGKRKNPADFQNDE